TCTACCTCTCTGCCTGGCTTCTTTTACTTCTCGCCTCAACCCCAAACTGCTAGTCTTACTGTTTGTATAACGACCAAACTATCTGACGAATTGTCCAACGAAATGGCCTGCGTGGCTGACTGACTGCAGGACCTGCAGGCTGACTGGCTGTTAGTGTCAGCCTGCCTGACgcattgactgactgactgaattatttagtgactgactgaatgaatggCTACCTGACTAAATAATGGCGTGTTTTCCCACAGCCTCAAAGACCTACCTCGCTTACTTTATGCTCGCGTTAGTTAGTGCTCTTAGGTATAACAGTATTACTGGGAACAAGAGATAGAAAACTGTTTATCAGTGTTCTCTAGCTGTCCTAAACGCTTGCgaatttgtaatattttttctatGTCAAATTTTAAGTCATTACAAGTTTAGTTAGGCAAAATCAGATTGTAGGGTCTATGTCGGCGGATTAACTCTGTGCATCATTTCAGCATTCACGAACACTGCCATTTAACAAAACGTTCCGCAAGTTACTTACTTAATAATGGGTAATCTATTGGATACTCGTACCACCGCCTTCCAAGCTTCTTTCTTAGAAGGAAGAAGAAATCAAATTCCAAGTTCAGCCTGCTGGTTGCTTTGACCTTGAAAGAATGCGTCCCGACCGCAGCTGGCACAAACAGCTCCCACGTCCCTAAGGTGGGGCCCTCGATCATCCACAACCCTCCCTGGGAAAGGTTTTCCGTTCGAGGTTGAGCAACCCCTTTAGGAGAGCGGAGCTCGACCAGATTGGCTCTAGCTGAGGCGAAGTATGTAACAATTAACGATTCAACAGTGTTGTCCACTGGAATTGTGTATCTTTTCTCTATATTGGAGTTGCGACGCGGAGAGGAACGTAAAGATCGTACTTCTCCCAAGCTTGATCGGCCCTCGTCGATAGTTGTTGTACCGTCCAAAGCTGCAGATACAACATTACCCATCTTCGATATCTGTCCGGAGGAATTGAACTGCAGTCCAAAGCCTCCAGTACTGTCCATGAGATCAATGAGGCTGTCGTGGTTGCGAAAGGAACCACAACGCCCAGATTCGGTACTATAGAAGAAGTTCACAGGTATCATGTACTGCAGGGCGAGGCCAATAGAGTTTTCCTGGGTGTACTTAGGCCTCTCACCGTCTTTGGCGCCAGCATCGGTGAATACGAACATGGGCGAGCCGACATAGGGGTCTCCATTCTCTATGGCGTCGATGACCCCGTTGAAAGTCAACTCAGGGCAATCCCCACCTCCCTTAGCCGTCAGCTGGTCCAGGGCTTGCACGAACGACTGTTCATCAGGAAATCTCTGTGTGTTTCCCCAGgctgtttaaaataaaattggtttcacaaaataaattagGGGGTATAAAGGTGACGGCTGTGAAATCATAAAGTGAGTACGATTGTGCTCCGATCGGTCAAAAACCGTTATACACTTAGCTAAATTATACACGTCTTCTCTGATTGGATCTTTCTTATGCTCAAGTAGATGAAGTCACTATTATCAACCTTTCGCCTCTTAAtccttttactcccatgagtgaccaagacagaatttctcctcacaatatgaatacaatatcaagcagacaagagtgagaataaagaaaaacatcagtcaGTGGAttatgagttgatccaatactaaattctccaaactaacatcacaagaactgtatggcagacagtaaggagaattactattgagatcttgggagttaaagggttactcATATAAAACAAAGAGATTCTATGGGATCCTAAGTCTGATCATACCCTCTGCAATTAATGCAGTTGTAATTACAACTGCAATTAAATTTACAGACGCTGCCAGCAGAAGTGTGACAAAGTAGTCCTCATTTTAGTTTATTCACACCTCAAACCTGTACACTTACTTGGATCACTGAATGGCGACAGGATAAAATCTACCGAAGAATCCCTCGGATGAGCTGCAATAGCCTTAACGATTGTCTTTGCGGCTTCAATCTCGTCACCCATACTTCCTGTTGTATCAATGACGAAAACAAGTGATACATCGCCAGTGATTCCCAGCAGAATGTCAAATTCTGTTTTGCTTAAAACTTTACGAAgctttttgaaaacattttcatgcGATTTGTTCTTCTTTCTACAGTGGCGCGGCAGGTCTCCTTTCCGGCATTTTCCTTGCTCCGGTGGACAGTGGCACTCAAACTGTTTTgattgaaacaacaacaacaaacaattaaaatttagctTAACGGATATTCTCGAACGATAAAGCTCGATGCTTCATGTAACGCTAATTATTTATACTTAGAAATTAGATGTCACAATTATGCTCAAATCACATCACTGTTATGCTCCATTATAATTTGAATAAGAAATGcatatgaaattctttttttttttttttttattttttattccagCATAATGCTGGATTTTTTTGCCTCACTATTATGCTGAAAATCAGGCCGGTATAATGTAGATAACTCCATGGATCATGGGTCATCAAATGAAGAACCGTATGAAATGACGGATATTTCCTAGAGGGTGGCAAAGTAATGTCCTAATCCCGTTTCATGCgcaaatttttagaaaaaaaaaacatgcgtCACGTATGTAAAGGGAAACTTCAAATCACTCCACATGTATGCGACGATTCAGGGAAATCTTAAGGTTTTCCCGAAATTAAAGATTCACGGGTCACGTATATTTCAGGAGGCCAATCACGCCTCACGCTGGTTCATAAATTAACGAATCATGTGCGTCACACATCAACGTTGGCGATACGCATAAACTGTTTGCTAACTTTATACTATCATGAACACACACAGGTATGAACAAAGACAGGGATTAACATTTGCGGAGAAAGAACACAAGGAAACCCAAACATGCAGGAATGAACGCAAACAAGAATGAGCAAATTCGGAAATGAACGATGCAGGAAAAAAGCAGGAGTGACGAGTCGGGACATGATGGGAACAGGATCTTCTAGTCGGAATAATTATGAGGAACGAAATGCTACAATGACAGCGTGCAATTAAACACACCACGGTCATGAGCGACATGTAGAATTTTGACCTCGTCGCCTGACGAAGACTAGCAATCGAAACGTTGCGATTACCTCAACTGATTAGTCTGACTCTTGCATCGTGAAACACGATTAAATACAAATTTATCTCTAGAACCACGgtgaacaaaaacattttctataACACGACTGGATTGTTTTAAATGactgaattgttttgaaaatgaccATCTCACCAGGTGACCTATCATCTGTCGTGCCTTTGGGATCTCTTTgttcttgacagctttcttgATGGTAGAATCCAAATCCATACTTCTTCCTCTTGTCGTCACCTTTGCCTCGGCCATACCTGGCAGAAGAGAAAAATCCGAAATCGGATAAGcggaaatttcaaaacaatatgaaaaaaaaatagaaaaatccgAACATTTATACTGCTTGTGACGATCGAAATACATGGTGCCCATGGACCGATTCTACTCACGCACTCCTGCCGTGTAATAACGCAATTACAAAATTACATTACATTTACAC
The sequence above is a segment of the Pocillopora verrucosa isolate sample1 chromosome 13, ASM3666991v2, whole genome shotgun sequence genome. Coding sequences within it:
- the LOC131789603 gene encoding von Willebrand factor A domain-containing protein 7 translates to MKVLLILLKGDQKRFSQNLKQPQDNKGSLTLLAMKKATLLPFTVLVALVLSLDFSESAGDFFSILDQETAEYLTKDGTVKLHRSSSGAVPAPRNNKYLEASMQIIRGMAEAKVTTRGRSMDLDSTIKKAVKNKEIPKARQMIGHLFECHCPPEQGKCRKGDLPRHCRKKNKSHENVFKKLRKVLSKTEFDILLGITGDVSLVFVIDTTGSMGDEIEAAKTIVKAIAAHPRDSSVDFILSPFSDPTWGNTQRFPDEQSFVQALDQLTAKGGGDCPELTFNGVIDAIENGDPYVGSPMFVFTDAGAKDGERPKYTQENSIGLALQYMIPVNFFYSTESGRCGSFRNHDSLIDLMDSTGGFGLQFNSSGQISKMGNVVSAALDGTTTIDEGRSSLGEVRSLRSSPRRNSNIEKRYTIPVDNTVESLIVTYFASARANLVELRSPKGVAQPRTENLSQGGLWMIEGPTLGTWELFVPAAVGTHSFKVKATSRLNLEFDFFFLLRKKLGRRWYEYPIDYPLLNQSSTLSLVIPLQKRLKRSSLQLSLVDGSGRVIQNANLATPSLVGTFVPPAVPFKLKLSGTTKAGRPFQRISRKFINAKNLLLQLQNTQQYDTLECGKTLRLYFVIDYTGAAGEVFDVMVNSTLKDSNTSTKAIEVKYRKTVQNVWTGNRVYLTVHLKTPLDVEEHIGKWDTIQVTVKKNPVTSEADVAYFTEHFKITCSEVF